A genomic stretch from Mastacembelus armatus chromosome 7, fMasArm1.2, whole genome shotgun sequence includes:
- the ccdc30 gene encoding coiled-coil domain-containing protein 30 isoform X5 — MDHEEARTELDQISVRLQKDGLPPSTSAEERQHQLWQLLLNSEAKLQSATQELQTLRTQQACEMKEVESYVAHIRGLLEERECLTADYERDNEHLRHELYQIRQQQESQCKELAEMLAQEDLGEMGLSSPSEQVAYLLVERATLLERLEAAERRLESQSFTGNLGEVHQQEQICHMMEDGLRQQREDVQKGVNSMTKQCSTQNPWRKLFGLRRSGQSKHNITPAHSEEVSQERTERQRLERDLEEASRRLAMAHQDIRRLTNELDAAKNNNLDSSGSELQEMVQEVENLRKEVEKLKHCDMMKLHQVKEQSDKLDTENKALRERVSTLESEKKTLLEQLAVNDGDQDVGAREEQKDKSISSEPPNNLFGLAAQEKDHIHKRCREAMEDGLVQVRELQRQLQRLRKEQEELEERNEELEALLGEAQNASKEERHRHEGELEGLHRRIRSLEVQLKKQDAQMLKNGDEVKATESFLQLHLRDSSQERLALLEARLTEEKDWRKQLELDLSAAQAALKKDKEALQIGERELKKLRLEVNSLQTDCQQGKTLIKSLTQVKGEKAVLEEKVAQMERAHSRLQKELEHLKSRNQTQEDMKPNRLQVDHLQEQTNRMTAELSSLQEAHNTLRNEIVSERLQVAELQAKLSSSVKEKLVAKGEKERLELEMGRLSEQLKLHQEQLFSTKENMSSSQKPELVPAHTERRSSPVDKAEDENLDQELNHLQTKLEKEQQVASQHQLALQAQITEAQARIKSQDSLLSQKAEEAKQIKQDLQRVQNLFTSAERELRYEKEKSMDLKRHNILLDQEKLKLCAEVKQVQTKLVLLEQSVQTQATECERQQQKIRELELELARNSTNRTATTSLQEDLQAERMRLIAADKKVLELQQQLKNVQHQLRVEEARAGESNRLEKDSRDLSDTLSTLRAQQQEEHITRRLLEQREEELQQQVRSLRLKEASLSRTNTELSHRAQQLDTRRAVVEVELSKAKEEAKDSQKSSHRLQEELAASQQDCDRLQGELQQVLLQLDTHVRKYNEKQSQHKIKLRQAKQVFLKVTAQRDRTIQKLENDLILASSLSHKEKERIHTVLEENEKLLEEKRELLQKISEAEEMGSTGMRTASTAQHRINVLEVENRQLQDRTLKLSNQVSSLERTLRNIHSFYSMESAKRVLPSESLCDSILHTSTLSPKSGSCDPLGILDRICTVKVDDHVVVDGSRASVSAQQPSERSYLNLTSPLVPPNTKGSGESSKNSDQV; from the exons ATGGATCATGAAGAG GCTCGGACGGAGCTGGACCAGATTTCTGTGCGGCTTCAGAAGGATGGCTTGCCTCCATCAACCAGTGCGGAGGAGCGGCAGCATCAGCTGTGGCAGCTGCTGCTTAATAGTGAGGCCAAGCTTCAATCCGCCACCCAGGAGCTGCAGACCTTGCGTACTCAGCAGGCCTGTGAAATGAAGGAG gTGGAGAGCTATGTTGCACATATTCGTGGACTGTTGGAAGAACGTGAGTGTCTCACCGCAGACTATGAGAGAGACAATGAACACTTGCGACACGAGCTTTACCAGATCAGACAACAACAAG AGAGTCAGTGCAAGGAGCTGGCAGAGATGTTGGCTCAGGAGGACCTTGGGGAGATGGGCCTGAGCAGCCCCAGTGAGCAGGTCGCTTACCTACTGGTGGAGAGGGCCACATTGCTGGAAAGGCTGGAGGCTGCTGAGAGGAGACTGGAAAGTCAGAGTTTCACTGGCAACTTGGGGGAGGTTCACCAACAG GAGCAAATTTGCCACATGATGGAGGATGGTCTAAGACAGCAGAGGGAGGATGTGCAGAAAGGTGTCAATAGCATGACAAAG CAGTGTTCAACCCAGAATCCATGGAGAAAGTTGTTTGGACTGCGCAGGTCTGGTCAGAGCAAACACAATATCACCCCT GCCCACAGTGAGGAGGTTTCCCAGGAGCGAACTGAGCGCCAGCGGTTGGAGCGGGACCTGGAAGAGGCATCAAGGAGGCTGGCGATGGCTCATCAGGATATCCGCAGACTCACCAATGAGCTGGATGCagccaaaaacaacaacctAGACTCAAGTG GATCTGAGCTTCAGGAAATGGTCCAGGAAGTAGAGAACCTGAGGAAGGAAGTGGAGAAACTGAAGCACTGTG ATATGATGAAGCTACATCAAGTCAAAGAGCAAAGTGATAAACTAGATACTGAGAACAAAGCTTTGAGGGAGAGAGTGAGCACTTTAGAGTCAGAGAAGAAAACTCTCCTGGAACAG ttggCAGTAAATGATGGAGACCAAGATGTTGGAGCcagagaggagcagaaggaCAAGAGCATTAGCAGCGAACCACCAAACAATCTGTTTGGCTTGGCAGCTCAAGAGAAGGATCATATTCACAAACG CTGTCGTGAGGCAATGGAAGACGGACTTGTGCAGGTGAGGGAGCTGCAACGGCAACTGCAGAGGCTACGCAAGGaacaggaagagctggaggagaggAATGAGGAGCTGGAGGCCCTACTGGGGGAGGCCCAGAATGCTAGCAAGGAGGAGAGGCATCGCCATGAGGGAGAACTGGAGGGGCTGCACAGGAGG ATCAGAAGCCTGGAGGTCCAGCTGAAGAAGCAGGACGCCCAAATGCTGAAGAATGGAGACGAAGTCAAAGCCACTGAGTCCTTCTTACAGCTG CACCTAAGGGACAGCAGCCAGGAGAGACTGGCTCTCCTAGAGGCACGTCTGACCGAGGAGAAAGACTGGAGGAAACAGCTGGAGCTGGACCTCAGCGCTGCCCAGGCTGCCctcaaaaaagacaaagag GCTTTGCAGATAGGTGAGCGAGAGCTCAAGAAGCTGAGACTGGAAGTAAACAGCCTTCAGACAGATTGCCAACAAGGGAAAACACTCATCAAGAGCCTCACCCAAGTCAAAGGGGAAAAAGCTGTGCTGGAGGAAAAG GTAGCCCAAATGGAGCGTGCTCACAGTCGTCTACAGAAAGAGCTGGAACACCTCAAGAGCAGGAACCAGACCCAGGAAGACATGAAGCCCAATAGGTTGCAGGTCGACCATCTACAGGAACAAACTAATCGAATGACCGCTGAACTCAGTAGCCTCCAGGAGGCTCACAACACACTGAG GAATGAAATAGTTTCTGAGCGGCTGCAGGTTGCTGAGCTCCAGGCCAAGCTGAGCTCCAGTGTCAAGGAGAAGCTGGTGGCTAAAGGGGAAAAAGAGAGACTGGAGCTGGAGATGGGGCGACTCAGTGAGCAGCTCAAGTTGCATCAAGAGCAGCTTTTCTctacaaaggaaaacatgagtAGCAGCCAGAAGCCTGAACTGGTCCCAGCTCATACAGAACGTAGGAGTAGTCCAGTGGACAAGGCTGAGGATGAAAACTTGGATCAG GAGCTGAATCATTTGCAGACCAAGCTGGAGAAAGAGCAACAGGTGGCCTCTCAGCACCAGCTGGCCCTGCAGGCTCAGATCACTGAAGCCCAGGCACGCATCAAG TCGCAGGACTCATTGCTGAGCCAGAAGGCAGAGGAGGCTAAACAGATAAAGCAGGACCTGCAGAGGGTCCAAAACCTGTTCACCTCAGCAGAGAGAGAGCTACGCTatgagaaagagaagagcaTGGACCTAAAGAGACACAACATCCTGCTCGACCAGGAAAAACTGAAG CTTTGTGCAGAGGTCAAGCAGGTCCAGACCAAACTGGTCCTTTTGGAGCAGAGTGTCCAAACTCAGGCGACTGAGTGTGAACGTCAACAGCAGAAAATcagggagctggagctggaacTGGCACGTAATTCCACAAACCGCACTGCGACCACGAGTCTGCAGGAGGACCTGCAGGCAGAGAGGATGCGGCTCATTGCCGCTGACAAGAAG GTGCTGGAGCTgcaacagcagctgaaaaacGTCCAGCACCAGCTGCGTGTGGAGGAAGCACGAGCCGGCGAGAGCAACCGCCTGGAGAAGGACTCCAGAGATCTGTCCGATACCCTGTCAACCCTGAGAGcccagcagcaggaggaacaCATCACCAG GAGGTTGTTAGAGCAGCGTGaggaagagctgcagcagcaggtgcgCTCTCTGAGGCTGAAGGAGGCCTCTCTGTCCAGGACCAATACAGAGCTTAGCCACCGTGCTCAGCAGCTGGACACGCGCCGGGCCGTCGTGGAGGTTGAGCTTAGCAAGGCCAAAGAAGAG GCAAAAGACAGCCAGAAGTCAAGCCACAGACTGCAGGAGGAGCTGGCAGCCAGTCAGCAGGACTGTGACAGACTGCAGGGGGAGCTGCAGCAAGTTCTCCTCCAACTTGACACACATGTCAG GAAGTACAATGAAAAGCAGAGTCAGCACAAGATCAAACTGCGTCAGGCCAAGCAGGTCTTTCTCAAGGTGACGGCACAGAGGGACCGCACCATCCAGAAACTGGAGAACGATTTGATCCTGGCGTCTAGCCTCTCACACAAG gagaaagagagaatccACACTGTGTTGGAGGAAAATGAGAAGCTTTTAGAGGAAAAGAGGGAACTTTTGCAGAAGATAAGCGAGGCAGAGGAAATGGGCAGCACAGGCATGAGGACTGCGTCCACTGCCCAACACAG GATCAACGTCCTAGAAGTGGAAAACAGACAATTACAGGACCGAACCCTAAAACTCTCCAATCAAGTTAGTTCCTTAGAACGTACCCTGAGGAACATCCATTCATTCTACAGCATGGAG AGTGCCAAGAGAGTCCTCCCCTCTGAAAGTCTCTGTGACAGCATCCTACATACATCTACACTAAG TCCGAAGTCAGGTTCTTGTGACCCGCTGGGCATCTTGGACAGAATCTGCACCGTCAAGGTGGACGACCACGTGGTAGTGGATGGCTCTCGCGCGTCTGTGTCGGCACAGCAGCCGTCAGAGCGCAGCTACCTGAATCTCACCTCGCCACTGGTTCCTCCAAATACAAAAGGCAGTGGGGAGAGCTCTAAAAACAGTGACCAGGTATGA
- the ccdc30 gene encoding coiled-coil domain-containing protein 30 isoform X3: protein MDHEEARTELDQISVRLQKDGLPPSTSAEERQHQLWQLLLNSEAKLQSATQELQTLRTQQACEMKEVESYVAHIRGLLEERECLTADYERDNEHLRHELYQIRQQQESQCKELAEMLAQEDLGEMGLSSPSEQVAYLLVERATLLERLEAAERRLESQSFTGNLGEVHQQEQICHMMEDGLRQQREDVQKGVNSMTKQCSTQNPWRKLFGLRRSGQSKHNITPAHSEEVSQERTERQRLERDLEEASRRLAMAHQDIRRLTNELDAAKNNNLDSSGSELQEMVQEVENLRKEVEKLKHCDMMKLHQVKEQSDKLDTENKALRERVSTLESEKKTLLEQLAVNDGDQDVGAREEQKDKSISSEPPNNLFGLAAQEKDHIHKRCREAMEDGLVQVRELQRQLQRLRKEQEELEERNEELEALLGEAQNASKEERHRHEGELEGLHRRIRSLEVQLKKQDAQMLKNGDEVKATESFLQLHLRDSSQERLALLEARLTEEKDWRKQLELDLSAAQAALKKDKEALQIGERELKKLRLEVNSLQTDCQQGKTLIKSLTQVKGEKAVLEEKVAQMERAHSRLQKELEHLKSRNQTQEDMKPNRLQVDHLQEQTNRMTAELSSLQEAHNTLRNEIVSERLQVAELQAKLSSSVKEKLVAKGEKERLELEMGRLSEQLKLHQEQLFSTKENMSSSQKPELVPAHTERRSSPVDKAEDENLDQLSCLKQELNHLQTKLEKEQQVASQHQLALQAQITEAQARIKSQDSLLSQKAEEAKQIKQDLQRVQNLFTSAERELRYEKEKSMDLKRHNILLDQEKLKLCAEVKQVQTKLVLLEQSVQTQATECERQQQKIRELELELARNSTNRTATTSLQEDLQAERMRLIAADKKVLELQQQLKNVQHQLRVEEARAGESNRLEKDSRDLSDTLSTLRAQQQEEHITRRLLEQREEELQQQVRSLRLKEASLSRTNTELSHRAQQLDTRRAVVEVELSKAKEEAKDSQKSSHRLQEELAASQQDCDRLQGELQQVLLQLDTHVRKYNEKQSQHKIKLRQAKQVFLKVTAQRDRTIQKLENDLILASSLSHKEKERIHTVLEENEKLLEEKRELLQKISEAEEMGSTGMRTASTAQHRINVLEVENRQLQDRTLKLSNQVSSLERTLRNIHSFYSMESAKRVLPSESLCDSILHTSTLSPKSGSCDPLGILDRICTVKVDDHVVVDGSRASVSAQQPSERSYLNLTSPLVPPNTKGSGESSKNSDQV from the exons ATGGATCATGAAGAG GCTCGGACGGAGCTGGACCAGATTTCTGTGCGGCTTCAGAAGGATGGCTTGCCTCCATCAACCAGTGCGGAGGAGCGGCAGCATCAGCTGTGGCAGCTGCTGCTTAATAGTGAGGCCAAGCTTCAATCCGCCACCCAGGAGCTGCAGACCTTGCGTACTCAGCAGGCCTGTGAAATGAAGGAG gTGGAGAGCTATGTTGCACATATTCGTGGACTGTTGGAAGAACGTGAGTGTCTCACCGCAGACTATGAGAGAGACAATGAACACTTGCGACACGAGCTTTACCAGATCAGACAACAACAAG AGAGTCAGTGCAAGGAGCTGGCAGAGATGTTGGCTCAGGAGGACCTTGGGGAGATGGGCCTGAGCAGCCCCAGTGAGCAGGTCGCTTACCTACTGGTGGAGAGGGCCACATTGCTGGAAAGGCTGGAGGCTGCTGAGAGGAGACTGGAAAGTCAGAGTTTCACTGGCAACTTGGGGGAGGTTCACCAACAG GAGCAAATTTGCCACATGATGGAGGATGGTCTAAGACAGCAGAGGGAGGATGTGCAGAAAGGTGTCAATAGCATGACAAAG CAGTGTTCAACCCAGAATCCATGGAGAAAGTTGTTTGGACTGCGCAGGTCTGGTCAGAGCAAACACAATATCACCCCT GCCCACAGTGAGGAGGTTTCCCAGGAGCGAACTGAGCGCCAGCGGTTGGAGCGGGACCTGGAAGAGGCATCAAGGAGGCTGGCGATGGCTCATCAGGATATCCGCAGACTCACCAATGAGCTGGATGCagccaaaaacaacaacctAGACTCAAGTG GATCTGAGCTTCAGGAAATGGTCCAGGAAGTAGAGAACCTGAGGAAGGAAGTGGAGAAACTGAAGCACTGTG ATATGATGAAGCTACATCAAGTCAAAGAGCAAAGTGATAAACTAGATACTGAGAACAAAGCTTTGAGGGAGAGAGTGAGCACTTTAGAGTCAGAGAAGAAAACTCTCCTGGAACAG ttggCAGTAAATGATGGAGACCAAGATGTTGGAGCcagagaggagcagaaggaCAAGAGCATTAGCAGCGAACCACCAAACAATCTGTTTGGCTTGGCAGCTCAAGAGAAGGATCATATTCACAAACG CTGTCGTGAGGCAATGGAAGACGGACTTGTGCAGGTGAGGGAGCTGCAACGGCAACTGCAGAGGCTACGCAAGGaacaggaagagctggaggagaggAATGAGGAGCTGGAGGCCCTACTGGGGGAGGCCCAGAATGCTAGCAAGGAGGAGAGGCATCGCCATGAGGGAGAACTGGAGGGGCTGCACAGGAGG ATCAGAAGCCTGGAGGTCCAGCTGAAGAAGCAGGACGCCCAAATGCTGAAGAATGGAGACGAAGTCAAAGCCACTGAGTCCTTCTTACAGCTG CACCTAAGGGACAGCAGCCAGGAGAGACTGGCTCTCCTAGAGGCACGTCTGACCGAGGAGAAAGACTGGAGGAAACAGCTGGAGCTGGACCTCAGCGCTGCCCAGGCTGCCctcaaaaaagacaaagag GCTTTGCAGATAGGTGAGCGAGAGCTCAAGAAGCTGAGACTGGAAGTAAACAGCCTTCAGACAGATTGCCAACAAGGGAAAACACTCATCAAGAGCCTCACCCAAGTCAAAGGGGAAAAAGCTGTGCTGGAGGAAAAG GTAGCCCAAATGGAGCGTGCTCACAGTCGTCTACAGAAAGAGCTGGAACACCTCAAGAGCAGGAACCAGACCCAGGAAGACATGAAGCCCAATAGGTTGCAGGTCGACCATCTACAGGAACAAACTAATCGAATGACCGCTGAACTCAGTAGCCTCCAGGAGGCTCACAACACACTGAG GAATGAAATAGTTTCTGAGCGGCTGCAGGTTGCTGAGCTCCAGGCCAAGCTGAGCTCCAGTGTCAAGGAGAAGCTGGTGGCTAAAGGGGAAAAAGAGAGACTGGAGCTGGAGATGGGGCGACTCAGTGAGCAGCTCAAGTTGCATCAAGAGCAGCTTTTCTctacaaaggaaaacatgagtAGCAGCCAGAAGCCTGAACTGGTCCCAGCTCATACAGAACGTAGGAGTAGTCCAGTGGACAAGGCTGAGGATGAAAACTTGGATCAG CTTTCATGTCTGAAGCAGGAGCTGAATCATTTGCAGACCAAGCTGGAGAAAGAGCAACAGGTGGCCTCTCAGCACCAGCTGGCCCTGCAGGCTCAGATCACTGAAGCCCAGGCACGCATCAAG TCGCAGGACTCATTGCTGAGCCAGAAGGCAGAGGAGGCTAAACAGATAAAGCAGGACCTGCAGAGGGTCCAAAACCTGTTCACCTCAGCAGAGAGAGAGCTACGCTatgagaaagagaagagcaTGGACCTAAAGAGACACAACATCCTGCTCGACCAGGAAAAACTGAAG CTTTGTGCAGAGGTCAAGCAGGTCCAGACCAAACTGGTCCTTTTGGAGCAGAGTGTCCAAACTCAGGCGACTGAGTGTGAACGTCAACAGCAGAAAATcagggagctggagctggaacTGGCACGTAATTCCACAAACCGCACTGCGACCACGAGTCTGCAGGAGGACCTGCAGGCAGAGAGGATGCGGCTCATTGCCGCTGACAAGAAG GTGCTGGAGCTgcaacagcagctgaaaaacGTCCAGCACCAGCTGCGTGTGGAGGAAGCACGAGCCGGCGAGAGCAACCGCCTGGAGAAGGACTCCAGAGATCTGTCCGATACCCTGTCAACCCTGAGAGcccagcagcaggaggaacaCATCACCAG GAGGTTGTTAGAGCAGCGTGaggaagagctgcagcagcaggtgcgCTCTCTGAGGCTGAAGGAGGCCTCTCTGTCCAGGACCAATACAGAGCTTAGCCACCGTGCTCAGCAGCTGGACACGCGCCGGGCCGTCGTGGAGGTTGAGCTTAGCAAGGCCAAAGAAGAG GCAAAAGACAGCCAGAAGTCAAGCCACAGACTGCAGGAGGAGCTGGCAGCCAGTCAGCAGGACTGTGACAGACTGCAGGGGGAGCTGCAGCAAGTTCTCCTCCAACTTGACACACATGTCAG GAAGTACAATGAAAAGCAGAGTCAGCACAAGATCAAACTGCGTCAGGCCAAGCAGGTCTTTCTCAAGGTGACGGCACAGAGGGACCGCACCATCCAGAAACTGGAGAACGATTTGATCCTGGCGTCTAGCCTCTCACACAAG gagaaagagagaatccACACTGTGTTGGAGGAAAATGAGAAGCTTTTAGAGGAAAAGAGGGAACTTTTGCAGAAGATAAGCGAGGCAGAGGAAATGGGCAGCACAGGCATGAGGACTGCGTCCACTGCCCAACACAG GATCAACGTCCTAGAAGTGGAAAACAGACAATTACAGGACCGAACCCTAAAACTCTCCAATCAAGTTAGTTCCTTAGAACGTACCCTGAGGAACATCCATTCATTCTACAGCATGGAG AGTGCCAAGAGAGTCCTCCCCTCTGAAAGTCTCTGTGACAGCATCCTACATACATCTACACTAAG TCCGAAGTCAGGTTCTTGTGACCCGCTGGGCATCTTGGACAGAATCTGCACCGTCAAGGTGGACGACCACGTGGTAGTGGATGGCTCTCGCGCGTCTGTGTCGGCACAGCAGCCGTCAGAGCGCAGCTACCTGAATCTCACCTCGCCACTGGTTCCTCCAAATACAAAAGGCAGTGGGGAGAGCTCTAAAAACAGTGACCAGGTATGA